The following proteins are encoded in a genomic region of Xanthomonas citri pv. mangiferaeindicae:
- a CDS encoding DNA repair protein produces the protein MSEPTPDAGQQAPTTASHVDEAVAQGGAYEVLRRRLAEQGARLRSLAESLNTRRLQEFGDSRMEVAGRFRIRTENNCVGRDIVQVLGDHLLFGYNVYIGLRTQTRVEDVFALYRLTEEADGYDVVPVDPTGSFLGDAGFVRDFGELYAYYKHARLLQLIVREGRLLAAFQIGERSTDVRVFRWQIANSGELRYLDSRGERDIALPPPFDFEWTRATRELAVDGRHPHLNILDTIFVETTGGDLTVKIENNTQTGQGIYAEAVEDRTQSIDDAIFDFAKVGSLILLKVLPYREQAWRGLIYNTLTGTIVRNDAIVQACVQLPEDHGIIFPGGYYLQSGEHKAFDAQMDGMQFKRAIRSPNGEDVMYVFYDREAGRSALFVYNTIQRALQNPVFGHGYAILADGRMVLFHAEGDAPTRIHPMQVWQTPFTSDEYAARVPTGNNFMGRIGNPELVRGISNLFDLAREIDGREVSVQRYQLLVHNARRLFDAHHWLEDEASEGAGPLLHEIAATGESVLDEYEKVEGIRQQSDLAMREAEAEHRTLLGRLQTDDWDRIEDFVEALGAIGRLRGHLLTIRDLRYIDTAAIDRMGEALQAAQDRVGAATGVFLAGETALQPLAERLHALDGEAQAAQTARTLTERIDAMQALAGDLDMLSELMATLKVEDATERTHVVEAISGLYARLNQSRARADQRRRSLGSAEAVAQFGAQFALFGQAIAGALALATDPERADEQLSRLTVQLEELESQFGEHEQFLADILAKREELVETFEAHRQALLDDRQRKAQAVFDAAARILDGLPRRTERFTSADELNAFFAGDALILKLRELAGRLRGYRDNVKADDVEARLKGVRDEAVRSLRDRSDLFEGGGQVIRLGRRHRFSVNVQPLDLTILPRGDGLAVHLTGTDFYEAIHDAELDALRDYWQVTLDSESPSIARGEYLAGRVLEAAIAGRDDLRLEEMVAQVGDPDALERTVRTFAAPRYREGYEKGIHDHDAALILRALLPLYAAAGPLVHPPAARALAMLFWAHAGDDGDAAQWPARTAGALAIERLFGSIDGVDALRAEIAEALSGFLVRHALPIDPALAVDAATYLIDELREGDPTFGISHYARRLVDALREALDAADLAATFDASMQRLVERPSAQWALAAQWLYGLCGDPKHAPLAGYVPEAIVLLLAGRTLRHRVREAALIAEVAGLLGEHPRIEEGRLRLAVDDFLSRLRAHRETFVPAFHRYQAVRQRIATREREALRLSEFKARPLTSFVRNRLIDEVYLPLIGDNLAKQMGTVGEDKRSDLMGLLMMISPPGYGKTTLMEYVASRLGLVFMKINGPALGHEVRSLDPDQAPDATSRQELHKLNLALEMGSNTMLYVDDIQHTHPEFLQKFISLCDGTRRIEGVWQGRTKTYDMRGRKFCVVMAGNPYTESGEVFKIPDMLANRADIYNLGDVLGGMEDAFKLSYIENSLTSNPVLAPLATRDMRDLYLLADRAAGKEVSTNDLSHAYSGAEVNEIVATLQRLMQVRDVVYRVNQQYIASAAQADRYRTEPAFRLQGSYRNMNKLAEKISPVMNTAELQQLIADHYLGEAQLLTTGAEENLLKLAELRGTMTEAQAARWAQIKRDFLRDKAMGGEDADTGARVVAQLADIAQGLQAMGGGEPPPAPPQVPWQDILDALQRIAAREADVPAVRSEPIEAAPAAMQATIAPLLERFGESLAGQAGLNAALAQLIELLQLRVAANDAAPATARARRERTPAERRLDEALDQLGLLDGRRETPPE, from the coding sequence ATGTCAGAACCCACGCCCGACGCCGGGCAGCAGGCGCCCACGACGGCCAGCCATGTTGACGAGGCGGTCGCCCAGGGCGGTGCTTACGAGGTGCTGCGACGGCGCCTGGCCGAGCAGGGCGCACGCCTGCGCAGCTTGGCCGAGTCGCTCAACACACGCCGCTTGCAGGAGTTTGGCGACAGCCGCATGGAGGTCGCCGGACGCTTCCGCATCCGCACCGAGAACAATTGCGTCGGTCGCGACATCGTCCAGGTGCTCGGCGACCACCTGCTGTTTGGCTACAACGTCTACATCGGCCTTCGGACCCAGACGCGCGTCGAGGATGTTTTCGCGCTCTACCGCCTGACCGAGGAGGCGGACGGCTACGACGTGGTACCGGTCGACCCCACCGGCAGCTTCCTCGGCGATGCCGGCTTCGTCCGCGACTTCGGCGAACTCTACGCCTACTACAAGCACGCCCGCTTGCTGCAGTTGATCGTGCGCGAGGGCCGGTTGCTGGCCGCGTTCCAGATCGGCGAACGCAGTACCGACGTGCGCGTGTTCCGTTGGCAGATCGCCAACTCCGGGGAGCTGCGCTACCTGGACTCGCGCGGTGAGCGCGACATCGCCCTGCCGCCGCCGTTCGACTTCGAGTGGACTCGCGCGACCCGTGAGCTGGCGGTCGATGGGCGCCACCCGCATCTCAACATCCTCGACACGATCTTCGTGGAGACGACCGGCGGCGACCTGACCGTCAAGATCGAGAACAACACGCAGACCGGGCAGGGGATCTATGCCGAGGCGGTCGAGGACCGCACGCAGTCGATCGACGATGCGATCTTCGACTTCGCCAAGGTCGGGTCGCTGATCCTGCTTAAGGTGCTGCCCTACCGCGAACAGGCCTGGCGCGGACTGATCTACAACACCTTGACCGGCACGATCGTGCGCAACGACGCCATCGTCCAGGCTTGCGTGCAACTGCCCGAAGACCACGGGATCATCTTCCCGGGCGGTTACTACCTGCAAAGCGGCGAGCACAAGGCCTTCGACGCGCAGATGGACGGTATGCAGTTCAAGCGCGCGATCCGCTCGCCCAACGGCGAGGACGTCATGTACGTCTTCTATGATCGCGAGGCTGGGCGCTCGGCGCTGTTCGTCTACAACACGATCCAGCGCGCACTGCAGAATCCGGTGTTCGGGCACGGCTATGCGATCCTGGCCGACGGACGCATGGTGCTGTTCCATGCCGAGGGCGATGCGCCGACCCGGATCCACCCGATGCAGGTCTGGCAAACGCCGTTCACCAGCGACGAGTACGCCGCTCGCGTGCCGACCGGCAACAATTTCATGGGGCGCATCGGCAATCCCGAACTGGTGCGCGGCATCTCCAACCTGTTCGATCTCGCGCGCGAGATCGACGGCCGTGAGGTGTCGGTCCAGCGCTACCAGCTGCTGGTGCACAACGCCCGGCGCCTGTTCGACGCCCACCACTGGCTCGAGGACGAGGCGAGCGAAGGGGCCGGGCCGCTGCTGCACGAGATCGCCGCGACCGGCGAGTCGGTGCTCGATGAGTACGAGAAAGTCGAGGGAATCCGGCAGCAGTCCGATCTCGCGATGCGCGAGGCCGAAGCCGAGCACCGCACTTTGCTGGGCCGGCTGCAGACCGACGACTGGGATCGGATCGAGGACTTCGTCGAGGCGCTCGGTGCGATCGGGCGACTGCGCGGTCACCTGCTGACGATCCGCGACCTGCGCTACATCGACACTGCGGCCATCGACCGCATGGGCGAGGCACTGCAGGCAGCCCAGGACCGCGTGGGCGCCGCGACGGGCGTGTTCCTGGCGGGCGAGACCGCGTTGCAGCCGCTGGCCGAGCGGCTGCACGCACTCGACGGCGAGGCGCAAGCTGCCCAGACCGCGCGGACGCTGACCGAGCGTATCGACGCGATGCAGGCGTTGGCGGGCGATCTGGACATGCTCTCGGAGCTGATGGCCACGCTGAAGGTCGAGGATGCGACAGAGCGCACGCATGTGGTCGAGGCGATCTCTGGACTGTACGCCCGGCTCAACCAGTCGCGCGCGCGTGCCGACCAGCGACGGCGCAGCCTGGGCTCGGCCGAGGCTGTCGCCCAGTTCGGCGCCCAGTTCGCGCTGTTCGGACAGGCGATCGCCGGCGCGCTGGCGCTGGCGACCGACCCCGAGCGTGCCGACGAACAGCTGTCGCGGTTGACCGTGCAGTTGGAGGAACTGGAGAGCCAGTTCGGTGAGCACGAGCAGTTTCTGGCCGACATTCTTGCCAAGCGCGAGGAGCTGGTGGAGACGTTCGAGGCGCACCGGCAGGCGCTGCTCGACGATCGCCAGCGCAAGGCCCAGGCAGTGTTCGACGCCGCGGCGCGCATCCTCGACGGCCTGCCGCGGCGGACCGAGCGGTTCACTAGCGCCGACGAGCTGAACGCGTTCTTCGCCGGCGATGCGCTGATCCTGAAGTTGCGCGAACTCGCCGGCCGGCTGCGCGGGTACCGCGACAACGTCAAGGCCGACGATGTCGAGGCGCGCCTGAAGGGGGTGCGCGACGAGGCGGTGCGCAGCCTGCGTGATCGCAGCGACCTGTTCGAGGGCGGTGGCCAGGTGATCCGGCTCGGGCGAAGGCACCGTTTCAGCGTTAACGTCCAGCCGCTGGACCTGACCATCCTGCCGCGCGGCGACGGCCTGGCGGTGCACCTGACCGGGACTGACTTCTACGAGGCGATTCACGACGCCGAGCTCGACGCACTGCGCGACTACTGGCAGGTGACGCTGGATTCCGAATCGCCGTCGATCGCGCGCGGCGAGTATCTGGCCGGACGTGTGCTGGAGGCGGCGATCGCCGGGCGCGACGATCTGCGTCTGGAAGAAATGGTTGCGCAGGTCGGCGACCCGGATGCGCTCGAGCGCACAGTGCGGACCTTCGCCGCGCCGCGCTACCGAGAGGGTTATGAGAAGGGGATCCACGACCACGACGCGGCGTTGATCCTGCGCGCGCTGTTGCCGCTCTACGCCGCCGCAGGTCCGCTGGTCCACCCGCCGGCTGCACGCGCGCTGGCGATGTTGTTCTGGGCGCACGCTGGCGACGACGGTGACGCTGCGCAGTGGCCGGCGCGTACCGCCGGCGCACTGGCGATCGAACGCTTGTTCGGCTCCATCGACGGCGTGGACGCGCTGCGCGCGGAGATCGCCGAAGCGCTGTCGGGATTCCTTGTGCGACACGCGCTGCCGATTGATCCGGCATTGGCCGTGGATGCGGCGACGTACCTGATCGACGAACTGCGCGAGGGCGATCCGACCTTCGGCATCAGCCACTACGCCCGACGCCTGGTCGACGCCCTGCGCGAAGCACTCGATGCGGCCGACCTGGCCGCCACCTTCGACGCCTCGATGCAGCGTCTGGTCGAGCGGCCGTCGGCGCAATGGGCGTTGGCGGCGCAGTGGCTGTACGGCCTGTGCGGCGATCCCAAGCACGCGCCGCTGGCCGGCTACGTGCCCGAGGCGATCGTGTTGTTGCTGGCCGGCCGCACGCTGCGCCATCGGGTGCGCGAGGCTGCGCTGATCGCCGAGGTCGCGGGGTTGCTCGGCGAGCACCCGCGGATCGAGGAGGGCCGCCTGCGGTTGGCGGTTGACGATTTCCTGTCGCGGCTGCGCGCGCACCGCGAGACCTTCGTGCCTGCGTTCCACCGCTACCAGGCGGTGCGTCAGCGCATCGCCACGCGCGAACGCGAGGCGCTTCGGCTATCGGAGTTCAAGGCGCGGCCATTGACCTCGTTCGTGCGTAATCGGCTGATCGACGAGGTCTATCTGCCGCTGATCGGCGACAACCTCGCCAAGCAGATGGGTACCGTCGGCGAGGACAAGCGCAGCGACCTGATGGGCCTGCTGATGATGATCTCGCCACCCGGATACGGAAAGACCACGTTGATGGAGTACGTGGCCAGCCGGCTTGGCCTGGTCTTCATGAAGATCAACGGCCCGGCGCTCGGCCACGAGGTGCGCTCGCTCGATCCCGACCAGGCGCCCGATGCGACCTCGCGCCAGGAGCTGCACAAGCTCAACCTGGCGCTGGAGATGGGCAGCAACACGATGCTGTACGTCGATGATATCCAGCACACCCATCCCGAGTTCCTGCAGAAGTTCATCTCGTTGTGCGACGGCACACGCCGCATCGAAGGCGTGTGGCAAGGCCGCACCAAGACCTACGACATGCGCGGGCGGAAGTTCTGTGTGGTCATGGCCGGTAACCCGTATACCGAATCGGGCGAGGTGTTCAAGATTCCGGACATGCTCGCCAACCGCGCCGACATCTACAACCTGGGCGATGTGCTCGGCGGCATGGAGGATGCGTTCAAGCTCAGCTATATCGAGAACAGCCTGACTTCCAACCCGGTGCTGGCACCGTTGGCCACGCGCGACATGCGCGATCTGTATCTGCTGGCCGACCGCGCTGCGGGCAAGGAGGTCTCCACCAACGACCTGTCGCATGCCTACAGCGGCGCGGAGGTCAACGAGATCGTCGCCACCCTGCAGCGGCTGATGCAGGTGCGCGACGTGGTCTACCGGGTCAATCAGCAGTACATCGCCAGCGCCGCACAGGCCGACCGCTACCGCACCGAGCCGGCGTTCCGCTTGCAAGGCAGCTATCGCAATATGAACAAGCTGGCCGAGAAAATCTCGCCAGTGATGAACACTGCCGAGTTGCAGCAGCTCATCGCCGACCATTACCTGGGCGAGGCCCAGCTGTTGACCACCGGCGCCGAGGAGAACCTGCTGAAGCTGGCCGAGCTGCGTGGCACGATGACCGAGGCCCAGGCCGCACGCTGGGCGCAGATCAAGCGCGACTTCCTGCGCGACAAGGCGATGGGCGGCGAGGACGCCGACACCGGCGCGCGCGTGGTGGCGCAACTGGCCGACATCGCCCAGGGCCTGCAGGCGATGGGCGGCGGCGAGCCACCGCCGGCACCGCCGCAGGTGCCGTGGCAGGACATCCTGGACGCCCTGCAGCGCATCGCCGCGCGCGAGGCGGACGTACCGGCCGTGCGAAGCGAACCTATCGAGGCCGCGCCGGCCGCGATGCAGGCCACGATCGCGCCGCTGCTCGAGCGATTCGGCGAGTCGCTGGCCGGGCAGGCCGGCCTCAATGCTGCCCTCGCGCAACTGATCGAGTTGTTGCAACTGCGTGTGGCGGCGAACGACGCCGCGCCTGCGACGGCCCGGGCGCGACGCGAGCGCACGCCTGCCGAGCGCCGGCTTGACGAGGCGCTCGACCAGTTGGGGCTACTGGACGGGCGCAGGGAGACACCGCCGGAATGA